A single genomic interval of Dromiciops gliroides isolate mDroGli1 chromosome 1, mDroGli1.pri, whole genome shotgun sequence harbors:
- the LOC122742027 gene encoding cold-inducible RNA-binding protein isoform X3, producing MASDEGKLFVGGLSFDTNEQSLEQVFSKYGQIAEVVVVKDRETQRSRGFGFVTFENIDDAKDAMMAMNGKSVDGRQIRVDQAGKSSENRSRGYRGGSSSGRGFFRGGRGRGRGFSRGGGDRGYGGSRFESRSGGYGGSRDYYSSSRSQGGYGDRSSGGSYRDSYDSYATHNE from the exons ATGGCATCAGATGAAGGAAAACTCTTTGTTGGTGGACTGAGTTTTGACACCAATGAACAGTCATTGGAACAGGTCTTCTCAAAGTATGGACAGATTGCTGAAG TTGTTGTTGTGAAAGACAGGGAGACTCAGCGATCCAGAGGTTTTGGCTTTGTCACATTTGAGAACATAGATGATGCTAAAGATGCAATGATGGCCATGAATGGAAAG TCTGTTGATGGGCGGCAGATTAGAGTTGACCAGGCAGGCAAATCATCAGAAAACCGGTCCCGTGGGTATCGAGGAGGTTCATCCAGTGGCAGAGGCTTCTTCCGTGGAGGCCGGGGTCGAGGCCGTGGTTTTTCTAGAG GAGGTGGAGACCGTGGTTATGGAGGGAGCAGATTTGAATCTAGAAGTGGGGGATATGGAGGTTCCAGAGACTATTACAGCAGCAG CAGGAGTCAAGGAGGCTATGGTGACCGGTCTTCAGGAGGGTCTTACAGAGACAGCTATGACAGTTATG CTACACACAACGAGTAA
- the LOC122742027 gene encoding cold-inducible RNA-binding protein isoform X2: protein MYKGLEAGRGSRTPDSLVKMASDEGKLFVGGLSFDTNEQSLEQVFSKYGQIAEVVVVKDRETQRSRGFGFVTFENIDDAKDAMMAMNGKSVDGRQIRVDQAGKSSENRSRGYRGGSSSGRGFFRGGRGRGRGFSRGGGDRGYGGSRFESRSGGYGGSRDYYSSRSQGGYGDRSSGGSYRDSYDSYATHNE, encoded by the exons ATGTACAAGGGTCTGGAGGCAGGTCGTGGGAGCCGTACACCTGACAGTTTG GTCAAGATGGCATCAGATGAAGGAAAACTCTTTGTTGGTGGACTGAGTTTTGACACCAATGAACAGTCATTGGAACAGGTCTTCTCAAAGTATGGACAGATTGCTGAAG TTGTTGTTGTGAAAGACAGGGAGACTCAGCGATCCAGAGGTTTTGGCTTTGTCACATTTGAGAACATAGATGATGCTAAAGATGCAATGATGGCCATGAATGGAAAG TCTGTTGATGGGCGGCAGATTAGAGTTGACCAGGCAGGCAAATCATCAGAAAACCGGTCCCGTGGGTATCGAGGAGGTTCATCCAGTGGCAGAGGCTTCTTCCGTGGAGGCCGGGGTCGAGGCCGTGGTTTTTCTAGAG GAGGTGGAGACCGTGGTTATGGAGGGAGCAGATTTGAATCTAGAAGTGGGGGATATGGAGGTTCCAGAGACTATTACAGCAGCAG GAGTCAAGGAGGCTATGGTGACCGGTCTTCAGGAGGGTCTTACAGAGACAGCTATGACAGTTATG CTACACACAACGAGTAA
- the LOC122742027 gene encoding cold-inducible RNA-binding protein isoform X1 → MYKGLEAGRGSRTPDSLVKMASDEGKLFVGGLSFDTNEQSLEQVFSKYGQIAEVVVVKDRETQRSRGFGFVTFENIDDAKDAMMAMNGKSVDGRQIRVDQAGKSSENRSRGYRGGSSSGRGFFRGGRGRGRGFSRGGGDRGYGGSRFESRSGGYGGSRDYYSSSRSQGGYGDRSSGGSYRDSYDSYATHNE, encoded by the exons ATGTACAAGGGTCTGGAGGCAGGTCGTGGGAGCCGTACACCTGACAGTTTG GTCAAGATGGCATCAGATGAAGGAAAACTCTTTGTTGGTGGACTGAGTTTTGACACCAATGAACAGTCATTGGAACAGGTCTTCTCAAAGTATGGACAGATTGCTGAAG TTGTTGTTGTGAAAGACAGGGAGACTCAGCGATCCAGAGGTTTTGGCTTTGTCACATTTGAGAACATAGATGATGCTAAAGATGCAATGATGGCCATGAATGGAAAG TCTGTTGATGGGCGGCAGATTAGAGTTGACCAGGCAGGCAAATCATCAGAAAACCGGTCCCGTGGGTATCGAGGAGGTTCATCCAGTGGCAGAGGCTTCTTCCGTGGAGGCCGGGGTCGAGGCCGTGGTTTTTCTAGAG GAGGTGGAGACCGTGGTTATGGAGGGAGCAGATTTGAATCTAGAAGTGGGGGATATGGAGGTTCCAGAGACTATTACAGCAGCAG CAGGAGTCAAGGAGGCTATGGTGACCGGTCTTCAGGAGGGTCTTACAGAGACAGCTATGACAGTTATG CTACACACAACGAGTAA